The proteins below come from a single Alkaliphilus sp. B6464 genomic window:
- a CDS encoding PA14 domain-containing protein — translation MRFIKRKGLISFIALIMIILSSLFVFYFMNMNDTHSLGLHVKHGLDRSTKASSVVVNEDVLAEGSFKIDEDKSKEIFEKLINVNLGTENLIKLSPIKQNNGVNYVFQYNGNETTPFDTSRLEKTPKMTYFVFNADSKHVSNKSADVEDFINNIKQTLNSVQISNNSTDDKSIKDSIMSELVARNMSDIPVNRDPKIKDTRSFTLAVAEIPINTFNGSLKKIYRFSTSRLNSKVDTQQDNTKVIINGLRGEYYKHEILTDLSGEPMPPTSKGEKMAERIDKEINFQWGLYEPHPNLDKDGFTVVWTGLVKAPETGIIDFRTITDDGVRLWVDNTLLIDKWGQQEGAKAWTGTISLTKDQWYPIKMEYYENTGEATAYLQWRYQGRTDYSIIPSAYLLPYSSDYSGDTPYYSKTFTIKEPLGIKRFGEILEVPIIFDEGKMVKDTINMTLLEGTEMVPFVMEDLVKTSTGHIKKGKLVFVDDIEPSEEKAYSLIFSDGITYIPPESGINVSSNSTHISVSNNNLYSLKFKKDSRAGYSQAYINGSGYDAIGEKTDKNFYFSSKNQESGYTDWGSLNNFKILKDNAIYTTIEYTVKDTANALEYDVIASYYKNSPIIKHKFKNTNISNQTLYSYIGGHAPMFERTSHMDGIGAWGVSGTYQIVEGSDYQALPHSYLATGTAYWSNQNNYEIGLHTRNGVAMVDSIGDVKYDGGRINLHHDSEQQVLQPNSSSSEKEFWMSVSHNDYLGDGKDVAQNITLRMANPTTLKTPDVVNILDKPDKPVIVPSKAGVILPAEIITFDIKDQYDQNGNPIIDVQWEGKTPNNRYRGGLHTIRARVKNGLGMWSDWAEYDFVVKFKVLEVYLFEPQLPAVINQLVPNQVDVYGISLNSFNSTKPSLEQYDMLIFGFSNNYGLIDLNDEMYQKVDKYINEGRGVLFTHDTISHHSKNFNKFARYFQLDQGTDGKTQTAIRWGYKYPSYPTLNPEGITKVKEGLLTKYPFLIPDIIDVQPTHSQSYETGADVWFAADPTRPQETWFAISNNNVVFLSSGHHTYNYDGTKGSLLVNAPDDEKKLIINTIFYTSQFRKSEIIEEPNAKISISGPNVPGVYYRGDTLTFSLYDAFLPNGEPTSYEWKLTEKFGQHRTFTFDKSNPTYKIDAPPNIIPEYEISVQFKDGLNVPSNWITESFKIENRPPSTPTVDVNDTHTRVNDKFRVYLTPSSIDPDGDTITYEWDGKASDDLYPVGENVVKVRAKDSHEAYSAWKTVTFVTNREPNNPIITVKPTRTVSSGKFFVNISASATDPDGDSVTIEWQGRAVNDYYAVGTHTIKARAKDVFGAYSDWVTKTFTVVNNPPSQPVIHQSPTGNISNSQYKTITATSSDPDGDAVTFIWTGRLAETSRYPIGRHTITVKARDAAGLESQQAAIVFFSLDPSGGGGMTLTDPESRIYENGIEGGHILKYTFNVPSVSGHSGSDYAWVKGYNPSTRQWEQIEYKTTSNGIFLNNGGGTLPVGKYTKLEFFYYASHCMYNKSNITYTVEYGF, via the coding sequence ATGCGATTCATAAAAAGAAAAGGCTTAATCTCATTTATTGCACTGATAATGATTATTTTAAGTAGTTTATTTGTATTCTATTTTATGAATATGAATGACACTCATTCTTTGGGGCTTCATGTTAAACATGGGCTAGATAGGTCAACTAAGGCTTCTAGTGTTGTTGTAAATGAGGATGTTCTTGCAGAAGGTTCTTTTAAAATAGATGAAGATAAATCAAAAGAGATATTTGAAAAGTTAATTAATGTAAACTTAGGCACAGAAAATTTAATTAAATTAAGTCCTATAAAACAAAATAATGGAGTAAATTATGTGTTCCAATATAACGGCAATGAAACGACACCTTTTGATACATCAAGATTAGAGAAAACACCAAAAATGACTTATTTTGTTTTTAATGCTGATTCAAAACATGTATCAAATAAATCTGCTGATGTTGAAGATTTTATAAATAATATAAAACAAACATTAAACAGTGTTCAAATCAGCAATAATTCTACAGATGATAAATCAATTAAAGATTCCATTATGTCAGAGTTGGTTGCTAGAAATATGAGTGATATCCCAGTTAATAGGGATCCGAAAATTAAGGATACTCGTTCATTTACTTTGGCAGTCGCAGAAATTCCAATTAATACTTTTAATGGTAGTTTAAAAAAGATATATCGTTTTTCTACCTCGAGATTAAATAGTAAGGTGGATACACAACAAGATAATACAAAGGTAATAATCAATGGACTTAGAGGAGAATATTATAAGCATGAAATATTGACTGATTTATCAGGGGAACCTATGCCTCCTACTTCTAAAGGTGAAAAAATGGCTGAAAGAATAGATAAGGAAATAAACTTTCAATGGGGTTTATATGAACCACATCCAAATCTCGATAAAGATGGTTTTACTGTTGTTTGGACAGGGCTTGTAAAAGCACCAGAGACAGGAATAATCGACTTTAGAACAATCACTGATGATGGTGTAAGGCTTTGGGTGGATAACACTTTACTAATTGATAAGTGGGGGCAACAAGAAGGTGCTAAGGCTTGGACTGGAACAATATCTCTAACAAAAGACCAGTGGTATCCTATAAAAATGGAATACTATGAGAATACAGGTGAGGCGACAGCATATCTCCAATGGAGATATCAAGGAAGAACTGATTATTCTATTATTCCAAGTGCTTATTTATTGCCTTATTCATCAGATTATAGTGGAGATACACCTTATTATTCTAAGACTTTTACTATTAAGGAACCTCTAGGAATTAAAAGATTTGGAGAAATTCTTGAAGTTCCTATTATATTTGATGAAGGAAAAATGGTTAAAGATACAATAAATATGACTTTATTAGAAGGTACAGAAATGGTTCCATTTGTGATGGAGGATTTAGTAAAAACATCAACAGGACACATTAAGAAAGGTAAATTAGTTTTTGTTGATGATATTGAACCTAGTGAAGAAAAAGCATACAGTCTTATTTTCTCTGATGGAATCACTTATATACCGCCTGAAAGTGGAATAAACGTATCAAGTAATAGCACACATATTTCAGTATCTAATAATAATTTATACTCTCTTAAATTTAAAAAAGATTCAAGAGCAGGTTATTCACAGGCATATATTAATGGTAGCGGATATGATGCTATTGGAGAAAAGACTGATAAAAATTTCTATTTTTCCTCAAAAAATCAGGAGAGTGGATATACTGATTGGGGTTCGTTAAACAATTTTAAAATCTTAAAAGATAATGCTATTTATACAACAATTGAATATACGGTTAAAGATACGGCAAATGCATTAGAATACGATGTAATAGCGAGTTATTATAAAAACTCTCCAATAATTAAACATAAATTTAAAAATACAAACATTTCAAATCAAACACTATATTCTTATATTGGTGGACATGCACCTATGTTTGAAAGAACATCTCATATGGATGGCATTGGAGCGTGGGGAGTAAGTGGTACCTATCAAATTGTAGAGGGAAGCGACTATCAAGCATTACCTCATTCTTATTTAGCAACGGGTACTGCTTATTGGTCAAATCAAAACAACTATGAGATAGGGTTGCACACTAGAAATGGTGTAGCAATGGTAGATTCAATAGGAGATGTAAAATATGATGGTGGAAGAATAAATTTACATCATGACAGTGAACAGCAAGTTCTTCAACCTAACTCCTCTAGTAGTGAAAAAGAATTTTGGATGTCTGTGTCTCATAATGATTATTTAGGGGATGGAAAAGATGTTGCACAAAATATTACTTTAAGAATGGCTAACCCCACAACTCTTAAAACTCCAGATGTAGTTAATATATTAGATAAACCAGATAAACCTGTTATTGTGCCTTCTAAGGCAGGAGTTATATTGCCGGCTGAAATTATAACATTTGATATAAAAGATCAGTATGATCAAAATGGAAATCCTATTATTGATGTTCAATGGGAGGGCAAAACCCCTAATAATAGATATCGTGGAGGACTTCATACCATAAGGGCAAGAGTTAAAAATGGACTAGGTATGTGGAGTGATTGGGCTGAATATGATTTTGTAGTTAAATTTAAGGTGTTAGAAGTTTATCTGTTTGAACCACAATTACCCGCAGTAATTAATCAACTTGTTCCAAATCAAGTAGATGTTTATGGTATAAGTTTAAATAGTTTCAATAGTACTAAGCCATCTCTGGAACAGTATGATATGCTAATTTTTGGTTTCTCAAACAATTATGGACTTATAGACTTAAATGATGAAATGTATCAAAAGGTTGATAAGTATATAAATGAAGGCAGAGGGGTATTGTTCACACATGATACAATAAGCCATCATAGTAAGAACTTTAATAAGTTTGCACGATACTTTCAATTAGATCAAGGTACAGATGGAAAAACTCAAACTGCCATTCGTTGGGGATATAAATATCCTTCATATCCAACATTGAACCCTGAAGGCATTACTAAGGTTAAAGAGGGTTTACTGACCAAATATCCATTTTTAATTCCAGATATAATAGATGTTCAACCAACACATAGTCAATCATATGAGACAGGAGCAGATGTTTGGTTTGCAGCAGATCCTACAAGACCTCAAGAGACTTGGTTTGCGATAAGTAATAATAATGTAGTGTTTTTATCTTCAGGGCATCATACCTATAATTATGATGGAACAAAGGGTAGTCTATTAGTTAATGCACCAGATGATGAGAAGAAACTTATAATTAACACTATATTTTATACAAGCCAATTTAGAAAAAGTGAAATAATTGAAGAACCAAATGCTAAGATTTCCATTTCAGGCCCAAATGTACCGGGAGTATATTATAGGGGAGATACTTTAACTTTTAGTTTATATGATGCATTTTTACCAAATGGTGAACCAACATCATATGAATGGAAGTTAACAGAAAAATTTGGACAACATAGGACATTTACATTTGATAAATCAAATCCAACTTATAAAATAGATGCACCACCTAATATAATTCCTGAATATGAAATTTCAGTTCAATTTAAAGATGGTCTAAATGTTCCTTCTAATTGGATTACAGAAAGTTTTAAAATAGAGAACAGACCTCCATCTACACCAACCGTTGATGTAAATGATACCCATACTAGAGTAAATGATAAGTTTAGAGTATATCTAACACCTTCATCCATTGATCCCGATGGTGACACCATAACTTACGAGTGGGATGGTAAAGCAAGTGATGACCTATATCCAGTTGGAGAAAATGTGGTAAAGGTAAGAGCAAAAGACAGTCATGAAGCATACTCTGCATGGAAAACTGTGACCTTTGTAACTAATAGGGAACCAAATAATCCTATAATTACAGTAAAGCCAACAAGAACCGTATCTAGTGGTAAATTTTTTGTAAATATTTCAGCAAGTGCTACTGATCCTGATGGAGATTCAGTCACCATTGAATGGCAAGGAAGAGCCGTTAATGACTATTATGCAGTAGGTACACATACAATTAAGGCAAGAGCAAAAGATGTTTTCGGAGCATACTCTGATTGGGTTACAAAAACATTTACAGTGGTAAATAATCCACCAAGTCAGCCTGTAATTCATCAATCACCAACAGGAAATATATCTAATAGTCAGTATAAAACAATTACTGCTACTTCAAGTGATCCTGATGGAGATGCTGTAACATTCATTTGGACAGGAAGATTAGCAGAGACTAGCAGATATCCAATAGGGCGACATACTATTACTGTAAAAGCAAGAGATGCAGCAGGGCTAGAATCTCAACAGGCTGCAATAGTATTCTTTTCACTTGACCCTAGCGGTGGTGGTGGAATGACGTTGACGGATCCAGAGTCAAGAATCTATGAAAACGGTATTGAAGGCGGTCATATTTTAAAGTATACGTTTAATGTTCCATCTGTAAGTGGACATTCTGGTAGCGATTATGCATGGGTTAAAGGTTATAACCCAAGCACAAGACAATGGGAGCAAATTGAATATAAGACTACAAGTAATGGTATATTCTTAAATAATGGTGGAGGAACACTTCCAGTAGGTAAATATACTAAACTTGAATTCTTTTATTATGCATCACATTGTATGTATAACAAATCTAATATCACTTATACAGTGGAATATGGATTCTAA
- the lepB gene encoding signal peptidase I, whose amino-acid sequence MKDNVFEVANHKNEQYKWINKKEIFEWIRLTLLALSIVFLLNNYFIVNASVPTGSMIGTIMPNDRVIASRMSYFISTPQRGDVVIFKYPDDEKILFVKRIIGLPNDEIYINNGKVYINEEVIDEPYVNEIIQGEFGPYKVPINKYFMLGDNRNDSQDSRFWKNKYVSRSDILGKATFKYYPKFKLIK is encoded by the coding sequence ATGAAAGATAATGTTTTTGAAGTTGCCAACCATAAAAATGAACAATACAAGTGGATTAATAAAAAAGAAATATTTGAATGGATTCGATTAACCCTATTGGCACTAAGCATAGTGTTCTTATTAAACAATTACTTTATAGTTAATGCATCAGTGCCAACTGGTTCTATGATCGGAACTATTATGCCTAATGATCGTGTTATCGCAAGTCGAATGTCTTATTTTATATCAACTCCTCAAAGGGGTGATGTAGTAATTTTTAAATATCCTGATGACGAAAAAATTCTGTTTGTTAAAAGGATTATAGGTCTTCCTAATGATGAAATTTATATTAATAATGGTAAAGTATATATAAATGAAGAAGTTATAGATGAACCATATGTTAATGAAATAATCCAAGGAGAATTTGGTCCTTACAAAGTACCAATTAATAAATATTTTATGTTAGGCGATAACAGGAATGATTCTCAGGATTCTCGCTTTTGGAAAAATAAATATGTTTCTAGGAGCGATATATTAGGGAAAGCAACTTTCAAATATTATCCGAAGTTTAAATTAATTAAGTAA
- a CDS encoding cation-translocating P-type ATPase, protein MNNSFKKSYEEILSTLGVSKGTGLNNKQVEESRKKYGYNEFTPPKKESFFTRLLDNLKDPMILILLVATFISLSTNVYLHYSNQHSDFIESIAILLAVMLSTTIAMTMEGKSQKAFETLNQINDNIKVKVLRDRKIIYLLKRELVVGDIVFLETGDKAPADGRLIEAFNLKINESMLTGESDDVKKNAELVLDDDKTPLGERKNMVFGGTFVTEGKGTMIVTSVGDDTEMGRIAEGLKDSEEDETPLQEKLGDLGKKISLIGTFAAGIIFVIKIIKMMNGEGITAPEVINAFIVSITLIVAAVPEGLPTMISMTLSLNMQKMAKNNSLVKKLIACETVGSINVICSDKTGTLTENKMTVVDIYSNGKLIKPDQLQSGHMIENFAINSTANLQIKDEKHEFIGNATECSLLEAFTKTICSLSPTKCINYMKEGTLCESKCSKYLNDKEVISNYEDLRHNAEVAYQYAFSSDRKMMSTVIKNGETFTVYTKGASEKILDLCTKVAINGQIMNLTDEIKVELVSEIEKLQSQAKRVLGFAHREVAEMDWLNEQIKIEDEFIFDGFVGIADPLRKEVYDAVRESRAAGVDLKILTGDNKVTATAIANELEILDADALVLEAHEIEDMSDEELLNIIDRIKVIARSKPMTKQRIVDVLKKKGDVVAVTGDGINDAPALKKADCGIAMGIAGTEVSKEAADIVLLDDSFSSIVTSIFWGRGIYENFQRFIQFQLTVNVVAFLTAFLAEIFGFPMPFTALELLWVNIVMDGPPALTLGLEPPRKHLMKKEPIKRDASIVTKDMLSRIILHGLFMVGMLIFLLVARPFGDPSNETQQLTITFTTFVMFQIFNAFNSREFGTDSVFKNLFHNKIMLVTIFATFLIQVAVTQFGGSIFKTVPLDLVTWIRIVGFSSTIIIFGELVKVVRKIINK, encoded by the coding sequence ATGAATAATTCATTCAAAAAATCTTATGAAGAAATATTGTCAACTTTGGGTGTATCAAAAGGAACTGGCTTAAATAACAAGCAAGTTGAAGAAAGCAGAAAGAAATATGGATATAATGAGTTTACTCCTCCTAAAAAGGAAAGTTTCTTTACTAGACTTTTAGATAATCTAAAGGATCCTATGATTTTAATTTTATTAGTTGCGACTTTTATTTCTTTATCAACAAATGTATACCTTCATTATTCAAATCAACACAGTGATTTCATAGAAAGTATTGCTATATTATTAGCAGTTATGCTCTCTACTACCATTGCAATGACTATGGAAGGCAAATCTCAAAAGGCTTTTGAAACTTTAAATCAAATTAATGATAATATTAAAGTAAAAGTACTTAGGGATAGAAAAATAATTTACTTATTAAAAAGAGAATTAGTAGTTGGAGATATTGTTTTTTTAGAAACTGGAGATAAGGCTCCTGCTGATGGGAGATTAATAGAAGCATTTAATCTTAAAATTAATGAATCTATGCTAACTGGCGAATCCGATGATGTAAAGAAAAATGCTGAATTAGTATTGGATGACGACAAAACTCCACTTGGCGAAAGAAAAAATATGGTTTTCGGTGGGACATTTGTAACAGAAGGAAAAGGTACTATGATTGTTACTAGTGTTGGTGACGATACTGAAATGGGTAGAATTGCAGAAGGATTAAAGGATTCAGAAGAAGATGAAACTCCACTTCAGGAAAAGTTGGGCGATCTTGGAAAGAAAATCTCTTTAATTGGTACTTTTGCAGCAGGTATTATTTTTGTTATTAAGATTATTAAAATGATGAATGGTGAAGGTATTACTGCTCCTGAAGTTATAAATGCCTTTATAGTATCCATAACATTAATCGTTGCTGCTGTACCAGAAGGACTTCCGACAATGATTTCTATGACTTTATCACTTAATATGCAAAAAATGGCTAAAAACAATTCTCTTGTTAAGAAATTGATTGCATGTGAAACTGTTGGAAGTATTAATGTAATCTGTTCTGATAAAACTGGTACATTAACAGAAAATAAAATGACTGTTGTAGATATATATAGTAATGGTAAATTAATAAAACCTGACCAATTACAATCAGGTCACATGATTGAAAACTTTGCCATTAACTCTACTGCAAATTTACAAATAAAAGATGAGAAACACGAATTTATTGGAAATGCCACTGAATGTTCATTACTTGAGGCTTTTACTAAAACAATATGTTCTCTTTCCCCTACTAAGTGCATTAATTATATGAAAGAAGGAACATTATGTGAAAGCAAATGCTCTAAATATTTAAATGATAAGGAAGTCATTAGTAATTATGAAGATTTAAGACATAATGCAGAAGTCGCTTATCAATATGCATTTAGTTCAGATAGAAAAATGATGTCTACTGTTATTAAAAATGGAGAAACATTTACAGTATATACTAAAGGAGCATCTGAAAAAATCTTAGACTTATGTACTAAAGTTGCAATAAATGGACAAATAATGAATTTAACAGATGAAATTAAGGTAGAACTTGTTTCAGAGATAGAAAAGTTACAATCTCAAGCAAAGAGGGTTCTTGGGTTTGCACATAGGGAAGTCGCTGAAATGGACTGGTTAAATGAACAAATAAAAATTGAAGATGAATTTATATTTGATGGTTTTGTTGGAATTGCTGATCCTCTTAGAAAAGAAGTTTATGATGCTGTAAGAGAATCTCGTGCAGCAGGTGTTGATCTTAAAATCCTTACTGGAGATAATAAGGTTACTGCAACAGCAATTGCTAATGAATTAGAGATCTTAGATGCTGATGCTCTAGTATTAGAGGCTCATGAAATCGAAGATATGTCAGATGAAGAATTACTTAATATAATTGATAGAATTAAAGTTATCGCTAGAAGTAAACCAATGACAAAACAGAGAATCGTAGATGTTTTAAAGAAAAAAGGTGATGTTGTAGCCGTAACTGGTGATGGTATTAATGATGCCCCTGCTCTTAAAAAAGCAGATTGCGGTATTGCAATGGGTATTGCAGGTACAGAAGTATCTAAAGAGGCTGCTGATATTGTACTTCTTGACGATTCTTTTTCATCAATAGTAACATCTATATTTTGGGGTAGAGGTATTTACGAGAATTTTCAAAGATTCATTCAATTTCAATTAACAGTAAATGTGGTTGCTTTCTTAACTGCCTTTTTAGCAGAGATATTTGGTTTTCCAATGCCATTTACTGCACTTGAACTATTATGGGTTAATATTGTAATGGATGGACCTCCTGCTTTAACTCTTGGCTTAGAACCACCTAGAAAACACTTAATGAAGAAAGAGCCTATAAAAAGAGATGCGAGTATTGTAACAAAAGATATGCTTTCAAGAATTATTTTACATGGATTATTTATGGTTGGTATGTTAATATTCTTACTTGTGGCCAGACCATTTGGAGACCCATCAAATGAAACTCAACAATTAACTATAACCTTTACTACATTTGTTATGTTTCAAATTTTTAATGCATTTAACTCAAGAGAATTTGGTACAGATAGTGTATTTAAAAACTTATTCCATAATAAGATAATGCTAGTAACTATCTTTGCTACATTTTTAATTCAAGTAGCCGTAACTCAATTTGGAGGTTCAATATTTAAAACTGTACCTCTTGATTTAGTAACATGGATTAGAATTGTTGGCTTCTCCTCTACTATCATCATTTTTGGTGAATTAGTAAAGGTAGTTAGAAAAATTATTAATAAATAA
- a CDS encoding endonuclease NucS domain-containing protein — protein MESLLQEKIVDELKYMYNKSSEHETMMIFFIRYMIYFNNKKIDTKNLIEFLIRELNMPNQNGFHFYDTKIYKRFFQGTYSLENIVDDFSFRHLEMIATNLKGQKVVKKEILKEFFGKYKVITEQKFKYEKKTHPYYQFRYKHFMLFLLYNDFEIMAVNSPRMIEGVTYPLDHNDFALTIDEYYCRYEDIYNAENEKSTEKEVEDYIVNNRGVLEGFKVLKRQYEIDSGIIDLLCEDEQKNKVVVELKANSRPKDLTWQLNAYTKDVKKIFKDDNIRKVAVTPMLDKPIIDELKEIDAELYYFEKRYDKFTFIKQF, from the coding sequence ATGGAAAGTTTATTACAAGAAAAAATAGTAGATGAATTAAAATATATGTATAACAAATCATCCGAACATGAAACGATGATGATATTTTTTATTAGATATATGATTTATTTTAATAATAAAAAAATAGATACAAAAAATTTGATTGAATTTTTAATAAGAGAATTAAATATGCCAAATCAAAATGGCTTCCATTTTTATGATACAAAAATATATAAAAGGTTTTTTCAAGGAACTTATAGCCTTGAGAATATAGTAGATGATTTTTCATTTAGGCATCTTGAAATGATTGCTACAAATTTAAAAGGGCAGAAAGTTGTCAAGAAAGAAATTTTAAAAGAATTCTTTGGAAAATATAAAGTTATTACAGAACAAAAATTTAAATATGAAAAGAAAACACATCCTTACTATCAATTCAGATATAAACATTTTATGCTTTTTCTATTATATAATGATTTTGAGATAATGGCCGTAAATTCTCCAAGAATGATAGAGGGGGTAACGTATCCTTTAGACCATAATGATTTTGCACTTACAATAGATGAATATTATTGCAGATATGAAGATATATATAATGCTGAAAATGAAAAATCAACAGAAAAAGAGGTAGAGGATTATATAGTAAACAACAGAGGTGTATTAGAAGGTTTTAAGGTTCTTAAAAGACAATATGAAATAGATAGTGGTATTATTGATTTGCTATGTGAAGATGAACAAAAAAACAAGGTGGTAGTTGAGTTAAAGGCAAATAGCAGACCAAAAGATTTAACATGGCAACTTAATGCATATACAAAAGATGTAAAAAAGATATTTAAAGATGATAATATCAGAAAGGTTGCGGTTACACCTATGTTAGATAAACCTATTATAGATGAATTGAAAGAAATTGATGCTGAACTCTACTATTTTGAGAAAAGATACGATAAATTTACATTCATAAAACAATTTTAG